A genomic region of Luteolibacter sp. Y139 contains the following coding sequences:
- the argJ gene encoding bifunctional glutamate N-acetyltransferase/amino-acid acetyltransferase ArgJ gives MDFPVTRIKGGVGAPRGYQCSAISCGIKNPAAERLDLALIYSESPCTSAGTFTINRVKAAPVKLSQAHLRKGDLRAIIANSGNANACTGVQGINDAKAMCKGVAIPLGLNRSEIGVCSTGVIGLPMPMARVEKRFDELVEGLGSGRGTEVARAIITSDTHHKEIAISFDLGGHRVRIGGCVKGAGMISPSMATMLCFITTDANVPRDTLRKGVLECVDESFNRITIDGDMSTNDTVLVLANGRSGMPPIRRGSSLCKQFRQALRHVMLELAQAVVRDGERVTKFVTVEVKGARTYLDAKLVAEAVCKSALVKSSWNGGDPNWGRVLHAVGYSRARIREELVDIFYDGKPACLGGLQATTPMDELREIAAKPEFTIEIHLNQGDADYCMYSSDLSPEYIDFNRSEYAYWKQARKDGLV, from the coding sequence ATGGACTTTCCCGTCACCCGGATCAAAGGCGGCGTCGGCGCGCCGCGCGGTTACCAGTGCTCTGCCATTTCCTGTGGCATCAAGAACCCTGCCGCCGAGCGACTCGACCTCGCGCTGATCTATTCGGAGAGCCCGTGCACCTCTGCGGGGACCTTCACGATCAACCGCGTCAAGGCCGCGCCGGTGAAGCTTTCGCAGGCACACCTGCGCAAGGGCGACCTCCGCGCGATCATCGCCAATAGCGGCAATGCCAACGCCTGCACCGGCGTGCAGGGGATCAACGACGCCAAGGCCATGTGCAAGGGCGTGGCGATCCCGCTCGGCCTGAACCGCAGTGAGATCGGCGTGTGTTCCACGGGTGTGATCGGCTTGCCGATGCCGATGGCGCGTGTCGAAAAGCGTTTCGATGAACTCGTCGAGGGCCTCGGCAGCGGTCGCGGCACCGAAGTGGCCCGCGCCATCATCACCAGCGATACCCACCACAAGGAGATCGCGATTTCCTTCGACCTCGGCGGCCACCGCGTCCGCATCGGCGGCTGCGTCAAAGGTGCCGGCATGATTTCCCCGAGCATGGCGACCATGCTGTGCTTCATCACCACCGATGCGAATGTCCCGCGCGACACACTGCGCAAGGGCGTGCTGGAGTGCGTGGATGAAAGCTTCAACCGCATCACCATCGACGGCGACATGAGCACGAACGATACCGTGCTGGTGCTCGCCAACGGCCGCTCTGGCATGCCGCCGATCCGCCGCGGCAGTTCGCTCTGCAAGCAGTTCCGCCAGGCGCTGCGCCATGTAATGCTGGAGCTCGCACAGGCCGTCGTCCGCGACGGCGAACGCGTGACCAAGTTCGTCACCGTGGAGGTGAAGGGAGCCCGCACCTATCTGGATGCCAAGCTCGTGGCCGAAGCGGTCTGCAAGTCGGCGCTGGTGAAGTCGTCATGGAACGGTGGCGACCCGAACTGGGGCCGCGTGCTGCATGCCGTGGGCTACTCACGCGCGCGCATCCGCGAGGAACTCGTGGACATTTTCTACGATGGCAAGCCCGCCTGCCTCGGCGGCCTGCAAGCGACCACGCCGATGGACGAGCTGCGGGAGATCGCGGCGAAGCCGGAGTTCACGATCGAGATCCACCTGAATCAAGGAGACGCCGACTACTGCATGTATAGTAGTGACCTCTCGCCTGAATACATCGATTTCAACCGCTCCGAATACGCGTACTGGAAGCAGGCGCGGAAGGATGGGTTGGTGTAG